GACGCACGTGGGGACCGGGTGGCAGATTTGAGGTTTTCCCTCATTCACTTTTCCCTCTTGTCTGAATGTCGGACTTTCATGTTATCATTACTATCACACCCCACTCTAACAGTAGGTCCAGTACTGCAATGTGCCCGTTCTTAGCTGTGTAATTTGGGCAAGAATcttaacttccctgtgcctcagtttcctcatctgtaaacagagaaaatcactgtctcatagggctgctgtgagcTTTAAATGAGTCAAAatgtgtaaagtacttagaaggGTTCCTGACCTATTTTAATACTTGGTGTTTTCTATTACTGTTACTAAACACCTGCaaacccaacacacacacacagatacacagacacacacacacaggagtgaATTCAAGTTCATCTCATCTGAATTGGGACAGTTTTTTTGAGGGAGGGAAAGACATAGCTTCGGGGCTGACAGTGTGGAACCGCGCTTACCCCATCTCGTCCACGGCCTCCTCATCCCGAGACGCCCACTGGCCGGTCACACTGTGACTATGGCGTCGTCCCACGCAGTGGTGGAAAGAATGCCGCAGGCTGCCCCGGGGATAAAGGACCGGCCTGCAACCTCAGGCTTCCATTTCTCTCCAGGCATCGAGATGAAGTTTAAGAACAGGCTGTTTCCTCTGATCGTGTGCCCAGCCTGGATCCCCGAGCTGAACTCAGTGGAGCATGGAGAGGAAGGTAAGGAGGTTCACCTGAGCCCACAGAGGGGCTGGGACACTGGGAGTTGCTCACCTGGAGGGGATGGCGGGTCCCCAAGAAAGCCTCGCCTTTGGCTCTCGCTGCTGCCTGCTGCTCCGGGAGCTGCCCTGTGCAGGGGAAGCGGCTCACCCCTTCACGGCCTGACTCTGCTGAGCATCCGTGGTAGGGTGCCAGCAGCAAGGGCTGTGGGGTTTTTGGTAGTTGTTCTCTAACCTGGCTACACGTTACAATCGCTCATGGGGGTAAGGGTAGGTGGGGGCAGATCTTgggtgctttttttaaaaatgctgggaCTTAGCTCTTAGAGATCTGATTTTACTGAGTTGAAAGCCTCTACTTTAGGGAAAAGAGCACTCTGGTTGTAGGATCAAGAGACCTGGGGTTGAGTCCTGGCtcttttattagctgtgtggcatTGGACaaattaacctctctggaccttaaTGTTTTTATCCATATAAGGATGTGAGACCTGGTTCAGCCTCACTCAGGTTGCTGTAAAGCTTGATAGGAGCTGTGTGTGA
This window of the Equus quagga isolate Etosha38 unplaced genomic scaffold, UCLA_HA_Equagga_1.0 90243_RagTag, whole genome shotgun sequence genome carries:
- the LOC124234562 gene encoding xanthine dehydrogenase/oxidase-like — encoded protein: MASSHAVVERMPQAAPGIKDRPATSGFHFSPGIEMKFKNRLFPLIVCPAWIPELNSVEHGEEGISFGASCPLSCVEKTLLDAVAQLPTYKTEVFRGVLEQLRWFAGKQVKSVAVSLCSGARN